The following proteins are co-located in the Perca fluviatilis chromosome 22, GENO_Pfluv_1.0, whole genome shotgun sequence genome:
- the wasf3b gene encoding wiskott-Aldrich syndrome protein family member 3b, producing the protein MPLVKRNIEPRHLCRGELPEGIGSELECVMNNTLSAIIRQLSSLSKHAEDIFGELFKEANTFYVRANSLQDRIDRLAVKVTQLDSTVEEVSLQDINMRKAFKSSTTQDQQVVSQSSVPIPVKEMYNLSDKPPPLNILSSYRDDHKEALKFYTDPSYFFDLWKEKMLQDTEDKRKEKRKQKEQRRCVDGTLQREVKKVRKARNRRQEWNMMALDKELRPDHRHTIHRDRGASSEGSMSPENRGHGLDQHHYPNIMNHAGHAHTYSGPPPSVLAAQMAAGHGPRGGGEHDIRGRTMMAYQGGTLGRSHHHQAPLPPPPTEAMNGGSMSLPPMDYSMDGYANTGPPPPPPAPLIPSAQTAFALPPGGPMPFGPMAGAGGFSPPPPAICGAQAAPPPPGPPPPPLSAGASHSTNRKMSSSAPAETSAVNDARSDLLAAIRMGIQLKKVQEQQEQQAKREPVGNDVATILSRRIAVEYSDSEDDSELEENDWSD; encoded by the exons ATGCCGCTGGTAAAGAGGAACATCGAGCCCCGTCACCTCTGCAGAGGGGAGCTCCCTGAGGGCATCGGCAGCGAGCTGGAGTGTGTGATGAACAACACGCTCTCTGCCATCATCCGTCAGCTCAGCAGCCtga GTAAACATGCAGAGGATATATTTGGCGAGCTGTTTAAAGAGGCCAACACCTTCTACGTGCGCGCCAACTCTCTCCAGGACCGCATCGACCGGCTGGCCGTCAAGGTCACACAGTTGGACTCAACTGTAGAAGAAG TTTCACTACAAGACATTAACATGAGGAAAGCCTTCAAGAGCTCCACCACTCAGGACCAGCAGGTGGTGTCCCAGAGCAGTGTGCCCATTCCTGTCAAAGAGATGTACAATCTGAGTGACAAGCCTCcgccactcaacatcctctcaTCTTACAG gGATGACCACAAGGAAGCACTTAAGTTCTACACTGATCCCTCCTACTTCTTCGACCTGTGGAAGGAAAAAATGCTGCAGGACACAGAGgataagaggaaagagaagaggaagcAGAAG GAGCAGAGGCGTTGTGTGGATGGAACGTTACAGAGGGAGGTGAAGAAGGTCCGGAAGGCTAGGAACCGTCGGCAGGAGTGGAACATGATGGCTCTGGATAAAGAGCTGAGGCCAGACCATCGACACACCATACACCGGGACAGAGGGGCTTCCTCTGAGGGCTCGATGTCACCAGAAAACAG GGGTCACGGTCTTGATCAGCACCACTACCCCAACATCATGAACCATGCTGGCCACGCCCACACCTACTCCGGCCCACCGCCAAGCGTCCTGGCTGCCCAGATGGCTGCAGGGCACGGCCCTCGTGGAGGAGGTGAACATGATATTAGAGGCAGGACCATGATGGCCTATCAGGGTGGGACACTCGGCCGTTCTCACCACCACCAAGCCCCCCTGCCTCCTCCACCCACTGAGGCTATGAACGGTGGCTCCATGTCCCTCCCACCAATGGACTACAG TATGGATGGCTATGCCAACACtggtcctcctcctccccctcccgcCCCTCTCATCCCTTCTGCCCAAACTGCCTTTGCCTTACCTCCCGGAGGTCCAATGCCTTTTGGGCCAATGGCCGGCGCTGGTGGCTTCTCTCCGCCTCCACCAGCTATATGTGGAGCCCAGGCAGCTCCACCTCCCCCTggtcctccacctcctcccctATCAGCCGGTGCCTCCCACTCCACAAACCGCAAGATGTCCTCCTCGGCACCTGCTGAGACATCAGCGGTCAATGATGCCCGCAGTGATCTGCTGGCTGCTATACGTATGG GCATCCAGTTGAAGAAGGTGcaggagcagcaggagcagcaggcTAAGAGGGAGCCAGTTGGGAACGACGTGGCCACCATCCTGTCGCGACGCATCGCTGTGGAGTACTCCGACTCTGAGGACGACTCCGAGTTGGAGGAGAACGATTGGTCGgattaa